Genomic DNA from Niabella ginsenosidivorans:
AGACAAAAGGCATCGTTTTTAATTATTTAACCAACTGGCGGTATGTTGGTGATCCTGCTCTGGATCCGGTAAAATTCCAGGGACTGGATCCCAATAAGCAATACCGCATAAAAGAACTGAATCTTTACGGCGGTCAGAAATCCACTATTGATACCAAAAAAACCTACAGTGGCGACTATTTAATGAACATAGGCTTTAACCCGAATGTATCGCTGCGCCGGTCCAGTGTAGTGTTAAGCATTGAAGCGATTTAGCGGGAAGCTATAAGTAAAAACTAAAAGTTGAGCACAAGAAATTTATTTCAATAAGCAATGCCGTGCTGAGCTTGCCAAAGCATGGGTCCATTGTAAAATCACTCTTCGTCATGCTGCCAATGACAGATGTGTTATTGTATTGAAAATCAATGCTTCTTATTGTTATACCGTTCCGATAGTTCGGAATTGTTTTGGCATCTATCTATCACTCCCTGGACCCTGAACAGGAGTAGACCCTGAAATACCCCGAACATTCGGGGCAGGGTGACCATAAGCGTATTTGTCATCACCTCATCCGAACTTTCGGATGATTAGGCCCCTATAGAAAACTCAGAGTGACATTATTTTTGGACCGTTCCGTGCTTTCACTGACGTGGTTTGTGTTCGTACAAACCCAATCAACGCTGTATTATATATTATAGTTACCGTAAAACAGGCAAAAAATACCGTACTCTTACGGTACTTTTCAGCCGGAGCATTGCTGTACTTTGTACAGGAAATAAAAAAGGCCCCGGCCTCCCTGAACAATCATAATCATCAATGGTACCGGGGCAATACCTGTAAAATAGATAAATCAGCCATCATGTCTGTTAAGAACGAATTACAGCTTAAGCATAGAAAGAACGGATACCTGCAATTCCTGGGAATCTTTTTCATCTGCGGCGTTGGGATCACCGTATTGCTTTTTATTTATATGCTGTTGCAGCTGGTATAAATAAGATCGGGTCAGGTATTTTTAAACTGCCCGTAATTCACGGCGGTTACACGCCCATCCGGGGTCCTTACAAAGGTTTCCATACCATCCAATACCTCTGTATTTTGCGCCGCATGGCACATCCAGCGGTCGCCCTCTTTTTTTACCACAAACAGGAAAAGCGTCTTCCTTGTTTGTGGTTGCAGACCGCTATTCAGAGGTGTTTGATCCGTCAGCCGCATACGGGCATGCACAAAAGCAATCGATTCACTAAGGTAATGTACCTTTGTGCTTGTCAGCTCCAGGTGCGATCGGTTAAAGATCACTTTCAGCCCATAATCATGCGCCTTAAAAATCGCCTCCCTGCTATGCCACCAAAGACCGGTCACGTTTATAAATTCAGCATCTTTAACAAACAGTTCCGCCAGCTTTCCTGCATCATACCGGTTCCAGGCTGCTGCAAACAATTGCGGTACGCTTCCGGGTTGGCTTAAATCAATTGCATCCATGATACGTGCTTTTTTATAATGACTTTCCCCGGAAATTTACTACATTCGGCACAGTCATACCAAAATCTCCCAAAAATGAACAAAAGCTTATTCTTCTTTTTCTTTTCCTTTTGCATTTTTACCAAAATAACCGCCCAGGACAATATCCCCTACCAGAAGCCCCCCGCTGTTATTGAAAAATTATTACTCGCCACCTTCAATCCCGGTGTCAGTTTTAACGACGATGGTTCCTGGATGGTCCTCATGCAGCGCAGCGCCGGTCCCACTGTGGAAGACCTCGCGCAGCCGGAGCTCCGGATCGCCGGGCTGCGTATTAATCCCGCCAATTTCAGTCCCAGCAGGGGCAGCTATTATACCGGCCTCACGTTAAAAAATGTGGGCACCGGAAAAGAAGTTGCCATTAGCGGACTACCGGAGCCATTAAGAGCCTCCTCTGTTTCCTGGAACCGCGCGGGTGATAAACTGGCCTTCCTGCAGGAAACGCGAACCGCCATCGACCTTTACGTGGTAGACGTAAAAACTGCGAAGGCGGTTAAAATAAACCGCACGCCGCTCAACACGGCCACCGGCAATGATTTCAGCTGGTGGGACAATGACCGGCTGCTCTATCAGGCAACCACGGCCGCTCCCTCGGCCATGCCCCAAAAGCCCGCTGCACCGGACGGACCGGTGATCCAGCAGAACCTGGGTAAAGTGGCCGCCTCCCGCACCTACCAGGATCTCATCAAAAACAAATATGATGAAGCCCTGTTCCGCTTTTTCGCCACATCACAACTCTTGCTCAACAACGGCGGTATGGAAACGCCCATCGGAAAGCCGGACCTGTATGCTTCTATCCAGCTTTCGCCTGATAAAAATTATTTACTGGTAGAGCGCCTCACCGGTGATCTTTCTTATCTGGTGCCTTATTATGGCTTTGCCTCCACCATTGAAGTGTGGGACGCCCAAGGCACACTGGTAAAAACCATCGCAAAAATTCCTTCCTCGGAGCTTGCACCCAGTGGCTTTGATAATGTACTGAACGCACCGCGCGCTCATAACTGGATCGCTACAAAACCCGCCACGCTGGGCTGGATAGAGCCGCTGGACAGTGGCTTTATCAAACACAATGTGCCCAATCACGATCAGTATGTAACCCTCGATGCGCCTTTTACCGCCACGCCGCAAACCGTCGTGGCCACGCCCATGCGCCTGTACAATGTCAGCTTTGTTAATAAGGATATGGCACTGGTAACCCAGGGCTCTTTTGCACAGCAAAAACGCATCTGGCAGCGGCTGGATCTGCAAACCAGAACGCTCACCATTCTTGACGATCGCAGCACCAATGATGCCTATAATAACCCTGGCACACCATTCACCGTAAGGAACGAATACGGGCGCCTGGTACCGCTCATCTACCAGAAAA
This window encodes:
- a CDS encoding alpha/beta hydrolase family protein; this encodes MNKSLFFFFFSFCIFTKITAQDNIPYQKPPAVIEKLLLATFNPGVSFNDDGSWMVLMQRSAGPTVEDLAQPELRIAGLRINPANFSPSRGSYYTGLTLKNVGTGKEVAISGLPEPLRASSVSWNRAGDKLAFLQETRTAIDLYVVDVKTAKAVKINRTPLNTATGNDFSWWDNDRLLYQATTAAPSAMPQKPAAPDGPVIQQNLGKVAASRTYQDLIKNKYDEALFRFFATSQLLLNNGGMETPIGKPDLYASIQLSPDKNYLLVERLTGDLSYLVPYYGFASTIEVWDAQGTLVKTIAKIPSSELAPSGFDNVLNAPRAHNWIATKPATLGWIEPLDSGFIKHNVPNHDQYVTLDAPFTATPQTVVATPMRLYNVSFVNKDMALVTQGSFAQQKRIWQRLDLQTRTLTILDDRSTNDAYNNPGTPFTVRNEYGRLVPLIYQKTKFIMNAQGASPKGDYPFVGTFDFTSLKKEKLWQAKDPYYEVPVKLLPQHKGLAFVTSRQSNTQPPNYFIITGKKETPLTSFPDPQPELRDLKKEKVTYTRRDGIQLTANVYVSKNYDPAKDGKLPVIIVAYPREYKQASDAAQVRGSKNTFTQINYGSFVFFALEGYAIMDNAEFPIVGEGSKYPNDNFVEQLAWNAKAAIDKIASMGIGDSTRVAVAGHSYGAFMTANLLAHTHLFKAGIARSGAYNRTLTPFGFQNEERTYWQAPQVYNRMSPFSYADKIKTPLLLIHGEADNNPGTFPIQSERLFNAIKGHGGTVRFVQLPFEAHGYAAKENLLHLLWEEYQWLEKYVKKEK
- a CDS encoding SgcJ/EcaC family oxidoreductase, with the protein product MDAIDLSQPGSVPQLFAAAWNRYDAGKLAELFVKDAEFINVTGLWWHSREAIFKAHDYGLKVIFNRSHLELTSTKVHYLSESIAFVHARMRLTDQTPLNSGLQPQTRKTLFLFVVKKEGDRWMCHAAQNTEVLDGMETFVRTPDGRVTAVNYGQFKNT